The genomic region GCGGCCCGCGCTGTCCGCGATCTGGATGTCGATCTTGGGACCGTAGAAGGCCGCTTCGCCTGCCACCGCCTCGTAGTCGATGCCCGCGGCGTCGAGGACCTCGCGCAGGATCGCGGCCGCGCGCTGCCACATCTCGGCCCCGGCGACGTACTTGCCGCCCGCGCCGGGCAGCGAGAGCCGGTAGCGGGCGTCCTGGATGTCCAGTGCCGCATGGGCCTTCCGGATCAGCTCCAGCGCGGCACCGGCCTCCTCGGCGACCTGGTCCAGGGTGCAGAAGATGTGCGCGTCGTTGAGCTGGATGGCGCGCACCCTGGTCAGGCCGCCCAGCACGCCGGAGAGCTCGGCGCGGTACATGCCGCCGAGCTCGGCCAGCCGCAGCGGCAGCTCGCGGTAGCTGTGCGCGCGGGAGCGGTACATCAGCGCGTGATGTGGACAGAGGCTGGGGCGCAGCACCATCTTGTCACCGCCTAGATCCATGGGCGGGAACATGTCCTCGCGGTAGTGGTCCCAGTGCCCTGATCGTTCGTAGAGCTCGCGTTTGGCCAGCACCGGCGAGTAGACGTGCTGGTAGCCGGCACGCAGCTCGGCGGAGCGGATGTACTCCTCCAGGCTGTGCCGGATGGCCGCGCCGTCGGGCAGCCAGTAGGGCAGGCCCGCGCCGATCAGCGGGTCGGAGTCGAACAGGTTCAGCTCGCGGCCGAGCTTGCGGTGGTCAGGCATCGTGGTCTCCTCGCTGGATGCGGAGAGCGGGTGACCACACGGCGAAGCCCCGGGGCACCCGCCCCGGGGCTTCGCGTCAAGTCATGCTGTCAGCGCGCCGGGACGTACTCCGGCGTCGTAGTCACGTTGGCGCGCTGCATGTCGATCACCGTAGCAGACCGGTTCAGACCAGCGCGCCGAGTTTGTCCGCGCTGATGCCCAGCTCCCTGGCCACCGCCTCGTGCAGCCACCCGGTCAGGTCCTCCGGACGGACCGTGCCCTGGCGCGCGACCAGCTGCACCGCGAGGCCGTCCAGCAGCGAGGTCATCCGCCAGGCCGCGCCGCGCGGGTCGGGGCAGACGAACGCGCCCTCGGCCACGCCCTCGTTGATCAGCTCCTCGACCGCTTCCCGCCAGCGCAGGTCCAGGTTCTGCGCGACCTTGCGCAGGTTGTCATCGTGCAGCGAGGCGGCCCAGCCCTCGATCCAGAGCACCCAGCCGGTGGCGTCGCCGGTGGGCGCGTAGAAGCGCAGCACCGCGGCGAGGCGGGTCAGGGCGTTGCCGGCGGCGCGCAGCTCGGCCAGGCGGGCCAGGTCGTGCTCGGCGGCGGCGGAGAAGGCCTCGGCGATCAGGTTCTCGATGGTGCCGAAGTGGTAGAAGACCAGCGCGGTGCTGATGCCCAGCGAGGCCGCGATGTC from Crossiella sp. CA-258035 harbors:
- a CDS encoding TetR family transcriptional regulator C-terminal domain-containing protein; translation: MSNRQNGGRRHDILSATIEHIRTRGIAATRPADIAASLGISTALVFYHFGTIENLIAEAFSAAAEHDLARLAELRAAGNALTRLAAVLRFYAPTGDATGWVLWIEGWAASLHDDNLRKVAQNLDLRWREAVEELINEGVAEGAFVCPDPRGAAWRMTSLLDGLAVQLVARQGTVRPEDLTGWLHEAVARELGISADKLGALV